The Thiohalophilus sp. genome segment CTTCCGGTTCTTCGGCCAAATCCGGGAAGCCTTCCTGCTGGCGTTTTCCACCAACAGCTCGGCGGCGACCATGCCGGTAACGGTGCGCAGCGCGGAGGAAAACCTGAAGGTCCGGCCATCCCTGGCCCAGCTGGTGGTGCCGCTGGGCGCAACGGTGAACATGGGGGGAACGGCTCTGTATCAGGGGTTGGCCACCATCTTTATGGCCCAGATGTTCCAGATGGACCTGCCGGTGAGCGCCCTGGTGGCCCTGGTGGTGACCGCCCTGGGTGCATCCATTGGCACGCCGGCGGTGCCCGGGGTAGGCATCGTGGTGCTGGCCACCGTGCTCACAAGTGCCGGTGTGCCGCTTACCGGGCTGGCCATGATCATCGGCCTGGACCAGGTTCTCGAGCGCTTCCGGACCAGCCTCAACGTTACCGGCGATCTTGTCGCGTGTGTGATCCTGGACCGGTTCCTGCCGGCAAAGATCAGCCGGGAGGCGGAGCAGGAGCACGAGCAGTTGTTGGAGCAAAACCGCCAGGCCGAACCGGTGGATACCGTCATCGAGTAGCCCGGTTCCACAAGCCATCCGCGCAGCGGTGCTTTAGGGCGCAATGGACGAGTCCTCGCACCGGGAGGCGAGATCACGTATTGCTTGCCGACGGCACCCTTGTTGTCCAAGGGCTGCCCCAAACGAGGCTTTGCAAGCGATGCTGGCTGCCGAGCCTCACTTCCGGACTCACCCGGAGTAAGGAGCACCCCATCCATCCCGGGCCAGGCAGACCAGCCCAGCTCTGTTTCAGGCCAGGGTCGATCCAGTCATCACCCCGGGCAGGGTTCCGCGACTCATTTTAGCGGTTGCGTACCTGCCAGGTCGGATGTAACGTGGAATATTAGGGTATCCATATATGGGATATTCTTATTGAGATGACGCGCATAACGTAGGGAACCCCTCATGTTCACCCTCGCCCCCACCGAGATCCAGGGACTCAATGACGCCCCGGATGACGAATTCCGTGCACGCGAAACCTGCCGGCAGGGAACCCGCGACTTCGGTGCCGTGCGCCCCTTCAGCAACATCGTCGGGGCCGAGCAGCGGCACACCGAGGCCCGGCTCAACCTGTTCGGGAAGTACACGGTCGCGCCGCCCATCAACCGCTGGCCTGGACACCTCCCGCACTTCGGCAGCGTGCAGGCGGCTTGGCGGGAAGACATCCTGGCGGTCTATTCGGCCCTGCGCTCGGCCTCCGAGGACCGGCACCTACACGCTTTCCGTCGCTGCTCCCAGGGTGGGGACGGCGGACGCGGCCCGGGGAGCCACTGATGCGCGGTGGTTTCCTTCATCGCGAGAATCACGTCGTCAATCGCATCGGCTGGCTGCGGGCGGCGGTGCTCGGGGCCAATGACGGCCTCATCTCGACTGCGAGTCTGATCGTCGGGGTGGCCGCCTCCGCGGCGACCCAGCACGACGTGCTCATCGCGGGCGTGGCGGGTCTGGTTGCCGGTGCCATGTCAATGGCGGCAGGGGAGTATGTTTCGGTCAGCTCCCAGGCCGACACCGAGCGGGCCGACCTCGATCGCGAGCGCGGGGAGCTGAGAGACAACCCGGGCTTCGAGCGCGAGGAGCTCGCCGCTATCTATGTCGAGCGCGGCCTGACGCCCGAGCTGGCCCACCAGGTGGCTGACCAGTTGATGGCGAAGGACGCGCTGGCAACCCACGCACGCGACGAACTCGGCCTGTCGGCTACCACCTCGGCGCGTCCGCTGCTGGCCGCCATGACCTCTGCCGGGACCTTTACCGTTGGGGCCGCCGTGCCGCTGGCGGTCGCGGCACTGGCACCGGCTGGTTGGCTGGCGCCCCTCGTGGCTGGCACCACCCTGGTCTTCCTGGCTGTGCTTGGTGCCGCCGGCGCCATTACCGGAGGCGCCGGCGTTCTCCGGGGCACCCTGCGCGTGACCTTCTGGGGTGCCCTGGCGCTCGCCCTGACGGCCGGAATCGGCACGCTGTTCGACGTGGCCGTATGAACGAAGGGGCTCCGATCCCGCAAGCCCCATCCAGAAAGGAGAAGAGCACATGACAATCTCGAAACCCCATGTCGTCGTCCTCGGTGGCAACTTCGCCGGCCTGGGCAGTGCCCAGAAAATCCGTGAATACGCCGGCGACAGCGTGGACATTACGGTGATCGACCGCAAGGACTACCTGCTGTTCGTGCCCAACATTCCCACCGACGTGATGGAAAACCGCGAGCCGGACCTGCACCAACGCATGCAGTTGCGGCCCACGCTGGCTTCCGACGACATCGCCTTTATCCAGGGCGAGGTCAGACACATCGACATCGGCCAGCGCACGGTAGATTTCCAGCCCTCCGAGCGTCCCGGTGCCGAAGGCGAAGAACTGCACTACGACTATCTCGTCATTGCGATGGGGGCGCATCTGGCCTATGACCATCTGCCCGGTTTCGCCGAACATGGCCACACCGTCTCCGATCTGTTTCACGGGGAGCGTTTACGCCAATACCTGCATGAGGGCGGCTACCAGGGTGGTCCGATCGTCATCGGCTCGGCCCATTTCCACCAGGGCAATGGCGCCGAGGGCCTCGTGCCCTATCCCGGTGGCAGCATCCCCTACGCGCAAGCAGCCTGTGAAGGCCCGATCCTGGAGCTGACCACCGCGATGGCTAGCTGGCTCACCATCTCGGGCAAGGGCAAGCCGGACAAGATCACGGTATTCACCCCGGAAGAGGAGCTGATCGCCGCCGATGCCGGCGAGAACAACATCCGCCAATTCCTCGACATGATCGGCGGCATGGGCATCCACTACCGTAAGAACATGCCGGATATCACTCAGCTTACGGCTGAGGGTATCGAGTTCGAAGGCGGGGAAACCGTCGAGGCCGAGCTCAAGATCGTCCTGCCCGACTGGGTGGCTCACGATTGTCTGCGGGATCTGCCCATTGCGGATTCCATGGGATTCATCAAGACCAATCTGCTGATGCGCAATCCCGAGCATCCCGAAATCCTCGCCGCTGGCGACTGCGTGGCGGCCACCATGCCCAAGATCGGCGGCATCGGCCACCAGGAAGCGGAAATCGTCGGACGGCAGGTCGCGCTCGACATGGGCCGCATGGATGCCGATGAAGCCAACGAGCCACTGCAGCCTGTCGTCTTCTGTATCGGCGACATGGGCGAAGGCAGAGCCTTCT includes the following:
- a CDS encoding NAD(P)/FAD-dependent oxidoreductase; translation: MTISKPHVVVLGGNFAGLGSAQKIREYAGDSVDITVIDRKDYLLFVPNIPTDVMENREPDLHQRMQLRPTLASDDIAFIQGEVRHIDIGQRTVDFQPSERPGAEGEELHYDYLVIAMGAHLAYDHLPGFAEHGHTVSDLFHGERLRQYLHEGGYQGGPIVIGSAHFHQGNGAEGLVPYPGGSIPYAQAACEGPILELTTAMASWLTISGKGKPDKITVFTPEEELIAADAGENNIRQFLDMIGGMGIHYRKNMPDITQLTAEGIEFEGGETVEAELKIVLPDWVAHDCLRDLPIADSMGFIKTNLLMRNPEHPEILAAGDCVAATMPKIGGIGHQEAEIVGRQVALDMGRMDADEANEPLQPVVFCIGDMGEGRAFYVRSNTWFGGQDEVLKMGRIPYRLKMSYRDLFFMTRGKVPSFGLPLAQFAAEKLS
- a CDS encoding VIT family protein, encoding MRGGFLHRENHVVNRIGWLRAAVLGANDGLISTASLIVGVAASAATQHDVLIAGVAGLVAGAMSMAAGEYVSVSSQADTERADLDRERGELRDNPGFEREELAAIYVERGLTPELAHQVADQLMAKDALATHARDELGLSATTSARPLLAAMTSAGTFTVGAAVPLAVAALAPAGWLAPLVAGTTLVFLAVLGAAGAITGGAGVLRGTLRVTFWGALALALTAGIGTLFDVAV